Within Planococcus citri chromosome 2, ihPlaCitr1.1, whole genome shotgun sequence, the genomic segment ttggatttccaactctgttaggtaaatttttacggaaatttcgagcattgaaaaatctgctggaggctccagtaatttccaaaaagtcgctggaggatccaaaacgacatgaaatctACTTtcagtcgactccctagcgtattagaattagtttacagaatgaattttagctttccaactgcttttgatgaaattttgtgggaatttcaagtttcaaaaatctgctggaggctccagaactgcttaaaatggtttgaaatagtttctaatcgatttggtcggtcgaaaataggatatatgccaaatttcatccttctaaatcaatttggtaaaattttgatttttttctcatgttgagccttttgattttcaaaagtttaccaaaaatagaaaaacacacttttacacttgaaatttcgactgctgatgaattttcgcatgttctttcgatctagctttgtctttttctaaaaattttgtccaagttttacgttggaaagcaaaatttgcgatttttgatgggttgttttagagaccaatctgaacatataatgtgaaattcaactttCCCCCAATTCTTCCGaggtttgactaaaaattttgctaaaatgactggactataaGATGATAATATGCAATTATGGACTACGGTTCGTCTAATTAGTATGCGATTGTTTAATACCGTTAGATAGATGCAACACTTTGGCAACTTTTTTCATCGTTGAATCGATTCGTGAATCTGTATGTTCGATTTCGCTGTGTAACTCATTAAGCATCCTGTAAACGCGATTATCGGATTAGTTAATcgtcgaaatttcattttttttttttttttttatttaaacaaaCAAAACTCACTCGTCTTGTTCATCTAATTCGATACCGATTCGATGCGACATGTTTTTCAGTGTACCGATCGAATCAGCTATTAATCCTAATTGATCGTCCTGTTCGTGTACCATGTTATTTTGCAACGAAGTCTGAGTCTTGGCAAATTGCGTATGTACCGGGCTATCGATTTGATTCTCCAGTTTGGAATACTTTGTGCTGCTGTGTGCTCCTCCTCCACCCATTTTGACCGCCGCCGCTGTCAGGTTTTCAATTAATGGCTGTAAATATTGATTTAGGTAAGGTATTAGGAGTAATATAACGTAATAACGTACATGCTTAAGAACCGAATTCagattctaaaaaataaaatgaatttataattgaataatttgagcTGTATAGAgatttctgtgtttttttcttcgtcaCAGTGGACGAAATACGGcgaaaatattataataaacATTCAACGTAAAAATCCACCGTGCAATTAAGTCatattatttaaacaaaaaCGTGCTTATATTTTGAACGCTTGagttggattttaaaaattcaaggtcGTCGATGCTACGTTTTGTCTATAATATTTAGAAACGTCGTACGTACGACAATTTGTAAAAAACTGTAACtctatatgtacatattttacttTGAGagtaatttcgaaataaaaaaaataacacttttggCTATGCATTATTTTTATAGCATATCGTTCAAGTACCCACTTGTCTGGAAGTTTTATCTATATCTACTGCTTTCGAATAGCTCAGCTTTTCTCGCATacactgcaaaaaaataaattgttaggtataagttgaaagaaaaaaatattccacagaAGTTATTGCACGTATAGGTATCACGTACATATACATCAATAATTTAGTATCGAGAGATATGTAAACAAATACGAGTTTATATGTATTAGCCTATTCTATATGGTTTATTTACTCAATGATAATTTCTCATTATAAAGAGGTTACCTTAACTTCAGCTCGGGTATCTTGAATGAACTTCCTCCTAAGGTTCAATTCGTTAGCATCGATTTTGAACTTCGTCGGGTTCTTCTCTACGATACGTATACAAATTCAACTACATTaaggaaaaaatacatacaatgattcaaaaaatacaaaaatacagcCAAACTATAGATGAAAAAGGATATTGATAGTATCCTCCAAATCTTCCAAATCCCATTCAATACTTCTCAAACTGTTACGTAATTCTGTCGTAATCCATTCGATTTCTTCTCGTAGTAAATTTACAGTGATGGGCTCAGCCTGTATATCGTTCCACCGACGATACAAATTCACCGTTTTATTCAAAGCTTTCAAAACATCTCTGTAAACACAAATGGTTCGTGTTCAAAATAATAATCGATAAtacacgatgaaaaattataggtTTTTCGATAGCTTGATTTTCTTCCAtagaggtaggtatacttactctTTAACGACGAAAAAAGGATCTTCAAAGGTCATGACAGAAGATAGGTTACGTTGTTCTAGCGAATTTCTAAAACGAACGAGTAATTAATTATGTCCATCGTGCGATGTCTTGAAACATGTACTAAAATCACCCACccaaattaataattttgtaaattgagtTGAACTGAACATGAACTTCGCAGTGTACAACAAACGCAACTAAACAAAGTTTTATCACTCAGTATgcaggtttcaaaaaatgacgtcatttttcTTCACTGATAACGAAATGAGCAACGCTATCTGTCTGTAGGTAATTACGCTATTGAGGAAAATTCGAAAGTTTTCCTCGTTTAATATTAATAAATCGGTGGAAATGGAAAGTATCAAGTATGAAAGGACAATCACCTTCATCTGCGATGTAAACTTCGTGGTTTTTGCAGTCGAATCATTTATTGAGTTCATTCGTGCTTTGTAATTGTatttagaaaattgtaaaatcatgTACATTGATAAAACGATTAcacatcgaaaaaaaagtaaagtacGCACTGGCGTGGGTATGGTCAACAAGTTGATTCATTTCCAGGAATGAATAATGAAACGCAACTTTCGTCTCATGACCTTTATGACCAATTACGTCTCACATAACCTATGTGACCGACAGGGGCGTAGCAAGCGGGGGGGTTGGGGGGTACGGTACCCCCCCGGCAGGTTTGAAAACttaaaaagttggcatttttgagTTTACGaggatgaaaattccaaaattataacTTTTCAATTAATCATTAGTTGAAAAGTTGGCGTTTTTGACTCAGTGTCTGATATTACAATTAAGTATTTTTGATTTGCCAACTGAGTACTTGAGAATTGgaaactcaaaattgccaacttttcaaggaaattattcgttttgttcgaaaatcgaaaattttcatttattttgtttgctttgtttgcttaaaaagttggaatttattAATTGAGTATACGAGAGAACTAAAACCAACAGAATCAACgccattttaaatttaattcggcTATTCATATtctaaatttgccaactgatgcAAGCATGATACAATACCTGAGGACTCAGTTGGCAAATTGGTCAATAATGTTTTACCTACTAAGTTGGCAAATTTATActtgactcattttttcatttgcctattcattttttcaagtaggtaatacAATTATTGTGATAGCACTTTATgctattttagtttttaaaaggtacacattttcaaaagctttctttttcaaagtatttgTTAGTTaacattttctagaaaaatattgcgagaatttgaaaaatgcaaagattagaaaaatgattttttatcatcaaaaattatgttcttcGGTTTTTTGTGTTACCTACAAATtgttaaaagcttttgccctcgcttcgctcgggccatttgCATTTCTTTTTCGTGATTctaaatttctgcaaaaatattaggtaggtaagtctcGAATTTGAGAAATATCAAGATTGgaagatatcattttttatctttgaaaaatgacgtttttcagACTCTcaagttaaaaaattttgcaagcttttgccctcgctttgctcgggccaattccatttcgttttttgtttaagctcttaaaatgaaattactccCCAATTATGCataaaagtttgaataaaattacgttatgtaattttcaatttttttaaatttcccgTACTTAATGTGAAGTAAAACATTGTgtcaaatacatacaaaaattggGAAGCAAATCGGTTTTATTtgagcgaattttcgaaaaatgattgTAGAAGGGGGATgagtatagtaggtacctatggtaAAAGTGTTGATAAATAATCGATTTTGCAGTtggcattttcaacatttcaaagttGGCATTTCTTAGAATTTACCCCCCTTGTAAAATCACTTTGCTACGCCCCTGGTGACCGATGACCATTCGTGTCTACAGACGATTCCTTTTGTCTTCATATtgtaatttccacaaaattatgCAAActtcaatcatcaaaaaatgaaactccgTCTCAATGGAAAACTTCAACTTTATTTTGTACGCGTATAAAcatccaaaatttgatttcagaatcttagaaaaaataaacacactTAAAAACTAGAATAGCACTAATATCACATAAAAATTTCGCTGGTGTAAAACACatgcctacctacttaaaaaataaaaataaactcgtcATGTTTCGGAGTTCATGGGACAAAACCTTAACACGCTATAATTGAACACGTTATTAAGTCGAACTCAACATACAAAAAAACATCTCATCAGATCACATTTTCAGTTCACGTGTTTCTATCTTTTAAATCGCGTATTCCATATTCAActtacaataataaaaattggtaaTATTGAAATGGGCACAAACGTTACTGAACTTTTTAACGCTTCTAAATAAGAATAACTTgacctaggtattttaaaaatcagcgtTAAAAAGCTCTTATTGGTATAGgtaatttcaagtacatattagcTGCTAATGAAAATGAACACCGCTGCTACTACTAACTACTACCACTCTACCTATGAGCTGCGGTGGTTACAGGCACCGGAAGCATGAAAAATCAACGAGATCGTAGTTAAATTAGTACAtggaaaacaaacaaacaaaaaaaatctaaacgtGAACGTATAGTAGGTGTACTAAAACCTACAGACtcgataataaaaaaaaacaaacaaagaaCGAGACTatcacaaaaataataaaaagtattCCTATAACTAgataaaaaaatgcatattgTAATAAACAGGAACAATGAAAAACGTAGATATGATTcgtgaaaaaacaaaagaaaaaaataatggaaaattaaggtaaaaaaagCGAATCTTATAAGTATAATGAGAAAGAGGTAAGTAAGTAAGAGTTAAGGCGCTATAGTCAAGTCTTTAAAAAAGTCACCGATTTGTTTAACAGTCTTCAACATTTTATTATTCTTGGCGTGCTTTAGCTTATTTagttcgtattcgtattcgacTAAACGTTTCTCGAACAGTTCTGTAAAATAGgacatttaaaataattattatcacATTAATATTGACCACATActataaaaataatcgaattatcGAGATTACGTTTCAATGTCTGGCAAGAGTGCCAAGCCAAGCTAATGGTAGTTTCTCTTCgattctaataaaaaaatgtatgatgcAGCTCCCTCCCCTTCGCAAAACTCAAATCGTTtcaacttttcgatttttggcgaatttttgaaaattagaacaatccccttccctccctccctcttccCAGCTTCTGTCAATCCAACTAATTAGGTAGATTTTTAGtgagtttttgaacatttgaaaaaaaaacaattttaaaagagaaattaccataaattttgaaacgaagaatccagtaaaattgatgaaaatatattCTCCACAAAAAATATGGATTTTAGAAAATCTGGTCGAATTTCACACCAGAATAAATACCTCCCTCAAATTTGCTAAAATGgtggacttttttaaaattgaacaattttagaatagatagcaaccaaattttcagctgttgcACGTGATTTTTCAGGTCTttagaagaatttgaaaataacatagaaaattcaaaatctcgcCACAGTCTCCAAAGCTGTTGAAAAGGACGAAATCTTATACACAAGGAGATAAAGATTTATTCGTTTGGTCGAGAAAgtctttcatttgaaaaaattgtcaattgaaaacaaaaactgatgatttttgaattttcaacaattttcaaaaaataaaaaaataaatacaaagaGTTTTGGAACATGTTTTcctaaaactaatttcaatgaaataagGACTGAAAAGTTTAACTCTACAAACCAAATAAAAACATGACATTTCACAACTTGAGACTGTACTAGAGCCTTCTGCACGTTAATggggaaaaaatatgaaaaatgaaaaattttctgtttggaggcggatttttgaaacttgcgagAATTATAggatcttacaagggaacctcttgaggtgtcacactctgatttgaacgagaccgcaatttttggaaagagcatagtctaaaacccccaaaaccaaatttttagctgcccacgataatttttcgatttttggcgaatttttgaaaactcataattgactgtttttggcgatttatactttttttaaaaaagtacgtacttgatcaataaaaatggtcaaaataattcccaaaactaatatcaatcagccaaatccaaatttcaccatttccagccgttctggagcctccagcgcgatttttcaatttctccagaattttgaatttgctccagaagacgtgagtATGAAGTTGGGTGGCTAagaatcgagttgtatgttacaCACGACCCGTTTAACGAgttaatccacatttgagccggttttgagagtgacacctcaaaagtggctttttgatcagcttttttcaaaattaaaaaatcaaaagttttccatttgtgtggaattttt encodes:
- the LOC135835064 gene encoding syntaxin-6-like, with the protein product MTFEDPFFVVKEDVLKALNKTVNLYRRWNDIQAEPITVNLLREEIEWITTELRNSLRSIEWDLEDLEDTISIVEKNPTKFKIDANELNLRRKFIQDTRAEVKCMREKLSYSKAVDIDKTSRQPLIENLTAAAVKMGGGGAHSSTKYSKLENQIDSPVHTQFAKTQTSLQNNMVHEQDDQLGLIADSIGTLKNMSHRIGIELDEQDEMLNELHSEIEHTDSRIDSTMKKVAKVLHLSNDRSQWVAICILTGLLILILFLFIML